A single window of Rhodococcus jostii RHA1 DNA harbors:
- a CDS encoding flavin-containing monooxygenase: MSLPVTDTSAPPAGVRHIDTLIIGSGFAGLGAAIKLTQAGKTDFLVLERGSDVGGTWRDNTYPGAACDVPSHLYSYSFALNPEWTRSFSTQPEIQKYIQSVADKYKVRNKHLFGCDVQSAHWNESTTRWEVTTTKGNFVAKVLVSAVGALCEPSLPDIKGIEGFEGEIFHSARWNHDADLTGKRVAVIGTGASAIQIVPAIGKKVSHLDVYQRTAPWILPRADREYTKLEHTAFKYLPGFQKLCRTGIYWMRESQVVGLAKAPVFMKPLQFAAERHLRRQIKDKALRKKVTPNFQIGCKRMLISNNYYPTLAQDNVDLVTDGIAEVTADSVVSKDGTVREVDAIVVATGFHVTDSPTFEGIFGKDGRSLADVFDEGGQQGYKGAAIANFPNMFFLVGPNTGLGHTSMVFMIESQLNYLVDALQTLDKYDIGKIEVRQDAQDRYNAELQEKLSHSVWNNGGCASWYLDKHGNNTTLWPGFTFQFRNETKRFDLTAYDSVATADLPAPVHVNGKTPGPAAIPAQIDLDDDKVTAQ; the protein is encoded by the coding sequence ATGAGTCTCCCCGTCACAGATACTTCCGCCCCACCCGCAGGTGTCCGGCACATCGACACGCTGATCATCGGCAGCGGGTTCGCCGGCCTCGGCGCGGCGATCAAGCTGACCCAGGCAGGCAAGACCGATTTTCTCGTGCTCGAACGCGGGTCCGACGTCGGCGGTACCTGGCGAGACAACACGTACCCGGGCGCGGCGTGCGACGTTCCCTCGCATCTGTACTCCTACTCGTTCGCGCTGAACCCGGAGTGGACCCGGTCGTTCTCGACGCAGCCCGAGATCCAGAAGTACATCCAGTCGGTGGCCGACAAGTACAAGGTGCGCAACAAGCACCTCTTCGGGTGTGACGTGCAGTCCGCCCACTGGAACGAGTCGACCACCCGCTGGGAGGTCACCACCACGAAGGGGAACTTCGTCGCCAAGGTCCTCGTCTCCGCGGTCGGCGCACTGTGCGAGCCGTCCCTCCCCGACATCAAGGGCATCGAAGGCTTCGAGGGCGAGATCTTTCACTCCGCCCGCTGGAACCACGACGCCGACCTGACGGGCAAGCGCGTCGCCGTCATCGGCACAGGCGCCTCGGCCATCCAGATCGTGCCCGCCATCGGCAAGAAGGTGTCGCACCTCGACGTGTACCAGCGCACGGCGCCGTGGATCCTGCCCCGGGCGGACCGCGAGTACACGAAGCTCGAGCACACCGCGTTCAAGTATCTCCCCGGCTTCCAGAAGCTGTGCCGCACCGGCATCTACTGGATGCGCGAGAGCCAGGTCGTCGGACTCGCGAAGGCCCCCGTCTTCATGAAGCCGCTGCAGTTCGCGGCCGAGCGCCACCTGCGCCGCCAGATCAAGGACAAGGCTCTACGCAAGAAGGTCACGCCGAACTTCCAGATCGGCTGCAAGCGGATGCTGATCTCGAACAACTACTACCCCACCCTCGCGCAGGACAACGTCGACCTGGTGACCGACGGCATCGCCGAGGTCACGGCCGACTCGGTGGTCTCGAAGGACGGCACCGTCCGCGAGGTCGATGCCATCGTCGTCGCCACCGGCTTCCACGTCACCGACTCCCCCACGTTCGAGGGCATCTTCGGCAAGGACGGCCGCTCGCTCGCCGACGTCTTCGACGAAGGCGGACAGCAGGGCTACAAGGGCGCCGCGATCGCGAACTTCCCCAACATGTTCTTCCTGGTGGGCCCGAACACGGGTCTGGGCCACACCTCGATGGTCTTCATGATCGAGTCGCAGCTCAACTACCTCGTCGACGCCCTGCAGACGCTCGACAAGTACGACATCGGCAAGATCGAGGTCCGCCAGGACGCCCAGGACCGCTACAACGCCGAACTCCAGGAGAAGCTGTCGCACAGCGTCTGGAACAACGGTGGGTGCGCGAGTTGGTACCTCGACAAGCACGGCAACAACACCACGCTGTGGCCGGGCTTCACGTTCCAGTTCCGGAACGAGACGAAGCGCTTCGACCTCACCGCGTACGACAGCGTGGCCACCGCCGATCTACCTGCACCCGTGCACGTGAACGGCAAGACCCCCGGCCCCGCCGCCATCCCGGCACAGATCGACCTCGACGACGACAAGGTGACAGCACAGTGA
- a CDS encoding multifunctional oxoglutarate decarboxylase/oxoglutarate dehydrogenase thiamine pyrophosphate-binding subunit/dihydrolipoyllysine-residue succinyltransferase subunit, which translates to MSSSSTSQFGQNQWLVDEMYQRFQDDPSSVDASWHEFLTDYSPDAAAKAGAANGHGTNGTTTAAPAAAPSAKAATPPVPESETAPKPQTKTANGAAPKAAPNGAAPKAAAPKTEAPKKAAPAKETAATDAKASAPAPAVEESKVLRGAAAAVAKNMSASLAIPTATSVRAIPAKLMFDNRIVINNHLARTRGGKISFTHLLGYAIVQAVKAFPNMNRHFAEIDGKPNAVTPAHTNLGLAIDLPGKDGSRSLVVAAIKNTDTHNFTQFYSAYEDIVRRARDGKLTAEDFSGVTISLTNPGGIGTVHSVPRLMNGQGAIIGAGAMEYPAEFQGASDERLAEIGVGKLMTLTSTYDHRIIQGAESGDFLRTIHNLLISDEFYDEIFHALHIPYEPVRWRKDVPEGAVDKNTRVLELIAAYRNRGHLMADTDPLQFVKDKFRSHPDLDVRTHDLTLWDLDREFKVGGFHGQEKMKLRDVLSVLRDAYCRHVGVEYTHILEPEQQQWLQDRVEAHHVKPTVAQQKYILSKLNAAEAFETFLQTKYVGQKRFSLEGAESVIPMMDAVIDQAAEHQLDEVVIGMPHRGRLNVLANIVGKPYSKIFTEFEGNMNPAAAHGSGDVKYHLGAEGTYIQMFGDNDITVSLTANPSHLEAVDPVLEGLVRAKQDILDKGEDGFTVLPLMLHGDAAFAGQGVVAETLNLALLRGYRTGGTVHIVVNNQVGFTTAPEYSRSSEYCTDVAKMIGAPIFHVNGDDPEACVWVAQLAVDFREKFQKDVVIDMICYRRRGHNEGDDPSMTQPAMYDVIDTKRSVRKSYTESLIGRGDISLKEAEDALRDYQGQLERVFNEVRELEKYTPEPSESVELDQVLPTKLKTSVDESVLERIGDAFVNVPEGFTVHPRVKPVIEKRREMSREGKIDWAFAELLAFGSLVDQGKMVRLSGQDSKRGTFTQRHSVLIDRKTGAEYTPLQNLGSENPGKFLVYDSALSEFAAVGFEYGYSVGNPDALVLWEAQFGDFVNGAQSIIDEFISSGEAKWGQLSDVVLLLPHGHEGQGPDHTSGRIERFLQLCAEGSMTVAVPSTPASYFHLLRRHSLDGIRRPLVVFTPKSMLRNKAAVSDVEDFTTGKFRSVFEEPTYETGDAERDKVRRVLLVSGKLYWELLAKKQKDNREDIAIVRIEQLYPVPSRRLRETLDRYPNATEFRWVQEEPANQGAWPFFGLALPELLPDKLSGIKRISRRSMSAPSSGSSKVHAVEQQEIIDEAFG; encoded by the coding sequence GTGAGCAGCAGCTCTACATCCCAGTTCGGACAGAACCAGTGGTTGGTTGACGAGATGTACCAGCGTTTCCAGGACGATCCGTCGTCCGTGGACGCGAGTTGGCACGAATTCCTGACGGATTACTCTCCCGACGCCGCCGCCAAGGCAGGCGCAGCCAACGGACACGGCACTAACGGCACCACCACCGCCGCACCTGCTGCCGCTCCCTCCGCCAAGGCGGCGACTCCCCCGGTTCCCGAGTCCGAGACCGCACCCAAGCCTCAGACCAAGACGGCCAACGGCGCCGCGCCCAAGGCTGCACCCAACGGTGCAGCTCCGAAGGCTGCTGCCCCGAAGACCGAGGCCCCCAAGAAGGCCGCACCCGCGAAGGAGACCGCGGCGACGGACGCGAAGGCGTCCGCTCCAGCTCCTGCAGTAGAAGAGTCGAAGGTTCTCCGCGGCGCAGCTGCTGCCGTCGCCAAGAACATGTCGGCCTCGCTGGCCATTCCGACCGCCACCAGCGTTCGCGCCATCCCTGCGAAGCTGATGTTCGACAACCGGATCGTCATCAACAACCACCTCGCCCGTACCCGCGGCGGCAAGATCTCGTTCACGCACCTGCTGGGTTACGCGATCGTGCAGGCGGTCAAGGCGTTCCCGAACATGAACCGGCACTTCGCCGAGATCGACGGCAAGCCCAACGCGGTCACCCCCGCACATACCAACCTCGGTCTGGCCATCGACCTGCCGGGCAAGGACGGCAGCCGGTCCCTCGTCGTCGCCGCGATCAAGAACACCGACACCCACAACTTCACGCAGTTCTACAGCGCCTACGAGGACATCGTCCGGCGCGCGCGTGACGGCAAGCTCACCGCCGAGGACTTCTCGGGTGTCACGATCTCGCTGACCAACCCCGGCGGCATCGGCACCGTGCACTCCGTGCCGCGTCTGATGAACGGCCAGGGCGCCATCATCGGTGCCGGCGCAATGGAGTACCCGGCCGAGTTCCAGGGCGCGAGCGACGAGCGTCTCGCCGAGATCGGCGTCGGCAAGCTCATGACGCTGACCTCGACGTACGACCACCGCATCATCCAGGGTGCCGAGTCCGGCGACTTCCTCCGGACCATCCACAACCTGCTGATCAGCGACGAGTTCTACGACGAGATCTTCCACGCGCTGCACATCCCGTACGAGCCGGTCCGCTGGCGCAAGGACGTGCCCGAAGGCGCCGTCGACAAGAACACCCGCGTTCTCGAGCTGATCGCCGCGTACCGCAACCGTGGCCACCTGATGGCCGACACGGATCCGCTGCAGTTTGTCAAGGACAAGTTCCGCAGCCACCCGGACCTGGACGTCCGCACGCACGACCTGACCCTGTGGGATCTCGACCGCGAGTTCAAGGTCGGCGGCTTCCACGGCCAGGAGAAGATGAAGCTGCGCGACGTGCTCAGCGTGCTGCGCGACGCGTACTGCCGCCACGTCGGTGTCGAGTACACGCACATCCTGGAGCCGGAGCAGCAGCAGTGGCTGCAGGACCGGGTCGAGGCGCACCACGTCAAGCCCACGGTCGCTCAGCAGAAGTACATCCTGAGCAAGCTCAACGCCGCCGAGGCGTTCGAGACGTTCCTGCAGACCAAGTACGTCGGGCAGAAGCGCTTCTCCCTCGAGGGCGCCGAGTCCGTCATCCCGATGATGGACGCCGTCATCGACCAGGCCGCCGAGCACCAGCTCGACGAGGTGGTCATCGGCATGCCGCACCGCGGTCGCCTCAACGTTCTCGCGAACATAGTCGGTAAGCCGTACTCGAAGATCTTCACGGAGTTCGAGGGCAACATGAACCCGGCGGCCGCCCACGGCTCCGGCGACGTGAAGTACCACCTCGGCGCCGAGGGCACGTACATCCAGATGTTCGGCGACAACGACATCACCGTGTCGCTGACGGCCAACCCGTCGCACCTCGAGGCGGTCGACCCGGTCCTCGAGGGCCTGGTCCGCGCGAAGCAGGACATCCTCGACAAGGGCGAGGACGGCTTCACCGTCCTGCCGCTCATGCTGCACGGCGACGCCGCGTTCGCCGGTCAGGGTGTCGTGGCCGAGACGCTGAACCTGGCACTGCTGCGCGGGTACCGCACCGGTGGCACCGTGCACATCGTGGTCAACAACCAGGTCGGTTTCACCACCGCCCCGGAGTACTCGCGTTCGTCCGAGTACTGCACCGATGTCGCGAAGATGATCGGCGCGCCGATCTTCCACGTGAACGGCGACGACCCCGAGGCCTGTGTCTGGGTCGCCCAGCTCGCTGTCGACTTCCGGGAGAAGTTCCAGAAGGACGTCGTCATCGACATGATCTGCTACCGCCGTCGCGGTCACAACGAGGGCGACGACCCGTCGATGACGCAGCCGGCGATGTACGACGTGATCGACACCAAGCGCAGCGTGCGTAAGAGCTACACCGAATCCCTGATCGGCCGCGGCGACATCTCGCTGAAGGAAGCCGAAGACGCACTCCGCGACTACCAGGGCCAGCTGGAACGGGTGTTCAACGAGGTTCGCGAACTCGAGAAGTACACGCCGGAGCCCAGTGAGTCGGTCGAACTCGACCAGGTGCTGCCCACGAAGTTGAAGACGTCCGTCGACGAGTCGGTGCTCGAGCGGATCGGCGACGCGTTCGTCAACGTGCCCGAGGGCTTCACGGTGCACCCGCGCGTCAAGCCGGTCATCGAGAAGCGCCGCGAAATGTCTCGCGAGGGCAAGATCGACTGGGCGTTCGCCGAGCTGCTCGCATTCGGTTCGCTGGTCGACCAGGGCAAGATGGTTCGCCTGTCCGGCCAGGATTCCAAGCGCGGCACGTTCACGCAGCGTCACTCGGTCCTCATCGACCGCAAGACGGGCGCCGAGTACACCCCGCTGCAGAACCTGGGCAGCGAGAACCCTGGCAAGTTCCTGGTCTACGACTCCGCACTCAGTGAGTTCGCCGCCGTCGGCTTCGAGTACGGCTACTCCGTGGGCAACCCGGACGCGCTCGTGCTGTGGGAGGCGCAGTTCGGTGACTTCGTCAACGGCGCGCAGTCGATCATCGACGAGTTCATCTCGTCCGGTGAGGCCAAGTGGGGTCAGCTGTCCGACGTCGTGCTGCTCCTGCCGCACGGCCACGAAGGTCAGGGTCCCGACCACACGTCCGGTCGTATCGAGCGCTTCCTGCAGTTGTGCGCCGAGGGTTCGATGACCGTGGCCGTGCCGTCCACCCCGGCCAGCTACTTCCACCTGCTGCGTCGTCATTCGCTCGACGGAATCCGCCGCCCGCTGGTCGTCTTCACACCGAAGTCGATGCTGCGGAACAAGGCCGCGGTCTCCGACGTCGAGGACTTCACCACCGGCAAGTTCCGCTCGGTGTTCGAGGAGCCCACGTACGAGACGGGCGACGCCGAACGCGACAAGGTGCGTCGTGTCCTCCTCGTCAGCGGCAAGCTGTACTGGGAGCTGCTGGCGAAGAAGCAGAAGGACAACCGCGAGGACATCGCGATCGTCCGCATCGAGCAGCTGTACCCGGTTCCGAGTCGTCGTCTCCGCGAGACGCTGGACCGCTACCCGAACGCCACCGAGTTCCGGTGGGTTCAGGAGGAGCCGGCCAACCAGGGTGCGTGGCCGTTCTTCGGTCTCGCTCTGCCCGAGTTGCTGCCCGACAAGCTGTCCGGGATCAAGCGCATCTCGCGTCGTTCGATGTCGGCACCGTCCTCGGGTTCGAGCAAGGTGCACGCTGTGGAACAGCAGGAGATCATCGATGAAGCCTTCGGCTGA
- a CDS encoding TetR/AcrR family transcriptional regulator produces MDVVKRTRLSPEQRRAQLIDLGAKMLAQRPLEQISVEDIADQAGVSRGLLFHYFASKHDFHLEIVRHTSSEMLARTAPAPYIGDARDPMQILRSVLASYVDYVSENRGTYVSLLRGTASGDPDMRAVFEETRAVMSARTLEQLPAIGVEPTRAVELAVRGWIAYVEEVTITWLRDPHLTRDELIELNVQALPALAIAAAPEIAAALMSATTT; encoded by the coding sequence ATGGACGTCGTGAAGCGGACCCGTCTCAGCCCCGAACAACGGCGCGCGCAACTGATCGACCTCGGCGCGAAGATGCTGGCGCAGCGCCCGCTCGAGCAGATCTCCGTCGAGGACATCGCCGACCAGGCGGGCGTCTCCCGCGGACTGCTGTTCCACTACTTCGCGTCCAAGCACGACTTCCACCTCGAGATCGTGCGGCACACCAGCAGCGAGATGCTCGCCCGCACCGCCCCCGCCCCCTACATCGGGGATGCGCGGGATCCGATGCAGATCCTGCGCTCGGTCCTCGCGTCGTACGTCGACTACGTCAGCGAGAACCGTGGTACGTACGTGTCGCTCCTGCGGGGGACGGCGAGTGGCGACCCCGACATGCGCGCCGTCTTCGAGGAGACCCGGGCCGTGATGTCCGCACGGACCCTCGAACAACTGCCCGCGATCGGTGTCGAGCCCACCCGGGCGGTCGAACTCGCCGTCCGCGGCTGGATCGCCTACGTCGAGGAAGTCACCATCACCTGGCTGCGCGACCCACACCTGACCCGCGACGAACTGATCGAACTCAACGTCCAGGCCCTCCCCGCGCTCGCCATCGCCGCCGCACCCGAGATCGCCGCCGCGTTGATGTCGGCCACCACCACCTGA
- a CDS encoding AAA family ATPase yields MTDLPLSRVEFTPRSGFDPASWYLDLPAVAELCDNGLAFERPVTVIVGENGVGKSTLVESIAAAWQGGFHGAQDRLWSAGSSPEDADLGTHLTCVGARPQPYGGCFLRAESMHSLFGAADESRPREDDPSFNQLSHGQSFLRYVADRPIGVGLWILDEPEAALSFQSCLALLGVIADLAEEGSQVIMATHSPLLAAAPGAEIWELTDEGIDYPEWNQLDLVRNWRSFLDGPDRFLRHL; encoded by the coding sequence TTGACTGATCTGCCACTGAGCCGGGTCGAGTTCACTCCACGGAGCGGATTCGACCCGGCTTCGTGGTATCTGGACCTGCCCGCGGTGGCGGAACTGTGCGACAACGGTCTGGCATTCGAGCGGCCGGTCACGGTGATCGTGGGTGAGAACGGTGTCGGGAAGTCGACGCTGGTCGAGTCGATCGCTGCGGCCTGGCAGGGTGGGTTCCACGGGGCGCAGGACCGGTTGTGGTCGGCGGGTTCCAGCCCCGAGGACGCGGACCTCGGCACTCACCTCACGTGTGTCGGCGCCCGGCCGCAGCCGTACGGCGGGTGTTTCCTGCGTGCCGAGTCGATGCATTCGCTGTTCGGTGCGGCCGACGAGTCACGTCCCCGCGAGGACGATCCGTCGTTCAACCAGCTCTCGCACGGTCAGTCGTTCCTGCGGTACGTCGCCGACCGTCCGATCGGGGTGGGCCTGTGGATTCTGGACGAGCCGGAGGCCGCGCTGTCGTTCCAGTCCTGCCTGGCGCTGCTCGGGGTCATCGCGGATCTCGCCGAGGAGGGTTCGCAGGTGATCATGGCGACGCACTCTCCCCTGCTCGCCGCCGCGCCCGGCGCCGAGATCTGGGAACTCACCGACGAGGGCATCGACTACCCCGAGTGGAATCAGCTCGACCTCGTCCGCAACTGGCGGTCGTTCCTCGACGGACCCGACCGCTTCCTGCGGCATCTCTAG